Proteins from a genomic interval of Francisella salimarina:
- a CDS encoding MFS transporter: MKTHKYSLLVGWGIWIVAAIFYGLDYFQHTAPSVLIKPISIGMGVGIEDIAYVMSIYFPIYAISQVPAGILLDRFGSRIMLSISCLVMSLGILLFVYDPNLSTMLIGRVLIAIGSAVAFIGTLKVAADVLPERVFPIAVGLTNTIGVLGGIFGQVLLNHLVILHGWQSALALIGYFGIFWSIIIIVFLKSSINIENSTKNFKYLSFTQSLKLLLNKKLWLLAIYAGLMVGIVVNSFSELYDVLFLEQAYNLSQHTAAQISVMMFVGIAVGGPSHGFIASLFGEKRIWMLICNLITLLAFSSVIIFASSITVSYLYIIFFIIGFSVSSMLLAFSVVEEIFPAQIKATALAIVNMVIGLCGAIFQYLISYISVYLNGGPLTGQVDINVFDRAFLYLIVPLFISTLIIFSLVIEKYRMREISLDKLSKF; encoded by the coding sequence ATGAAGACTCATAAATATAGTCTACTAGTGGGGTGGGGGATTTGGATCGTTGCGGCGATTTTCTATGGATTAGACTATTTTCAGCATACTGCACCAAGTGTTTTAATCAAACCAATATCTATTGGAATGGGAGTGGGTATAGAAGATATTGCTTATGTGATGAGTATATATTTTCCTATTTATGCAATATCTCAAGTTCCTGCAGGTATTCTATTAGACCGGTTTGGTTCTAGGATAATGTTATCAATATCTTGTTTAGTTATGAGTCTGGGGATTCTATTATTTGTATATGATCCAAATCTAAGCACAATGCTAATAGGTAGAGTTCTTATTGCGATAGGATCTGCAGTAGCTTTTATAGGTACATTAAAAGTAGCTGCTGATGTTTTGCCAGAGAGGGTGTTTCCTATTGCTGTTGGTCTAACTAATACAATCGGGGTACTAGGTGGTATATTTGGTCAAGTATTATTAAATCATTTAGTGATCCTTCATGGTTGGCAATCAGCTTTAGCCTTAATAGGCTATTTTGGTATTTTTTGGAGCATAATAATTATTGTATTCTTAAAATCATCAATAAACATTGAAAATTCAACTAAGAATTTTAAGTATTTAAGTTTCACACAAAGCTTAAAATTGCTTCTAAACAAGAAACTGTGGTTATTAGCAATTTATGCAGGATTAATGGTTGGTATTGTTGTTAATTCGTTTTCAGAGCTGTATGATGTTTTATTTTTAGAGCAAGCCTATAATCTATCACAGCACACAGCAGCACAAATAAGTGTAATGATGTTCGTAGGTATAGCAGTTGGTGGGCCATCGCATGGTTTTATTGCTAGTCTATTTGGTGAAAAGAGAATATGGATGTTAATTTGTAATTTAATTACTTTATTAGCATTTTCGTCTGTAATTATATTTGCAAGTTCCATTACAGTTAGCTACCTATATATTATATTCTTTATAATAGGATTCTCGGTTTCTAGTATGCTTTTAGCTTTTTCGGTAGTGGAAGAAATATTTCCCGCACAGATTAAAGCAACAGCTCTAGCTATTGTTAATATGGTCATAGGGTTATGCGGAGCAATATTTCAATACTTAATTAGTTATATTAGTGTATATCTTAATGGAGGACCGTTAACTGGACAGGTAGATATAAATGTTTTTGATAGGGCGTTTTTATATCTTATTGTACCTTTATTTATAAGTACTTTAATAATATTCTCATTGGTTATAGAAAAATATAGAATGCGAGAGATTAGTTTAGATAAGCTAAGCAAGTTTTAA
- a CDS encoding MFS transporter: protein MNNKLSFLAITIWLTCAVFFMYEFLLRTILGTFEHQIISDLDLSILTFSILSSTAYQLTYGIMQIPVGIITDKLGLKKALTLAILVCALGVGLFALSSSFAAALIYRIMIGFGASFGFLCLLIAVYDWLPHKHIGLFIGLSQFIGVLGPMIAAGPLESLSQAGGVDWRYVFIALAIIGIILAGVTIVLVKNNDQSGDSSKNRFIILNTPTSVMKEIQSIFSNKQIWLIAIFSATTYLAIEYLSENATKSFLSLNGFDAKFSSYLITLAWLGYGIGCPSLGAISDRIKRRKPVMIFAICLTFVSLATIIFFPINQTILYLSFICLGLGASGQSIGFAIIAEQSSSGCRAAALGVNNFLIMLSVGVGSPIISEVFDLFSNQGKNPSVVSYQTSLSLLLVFTALGILISIFFIKETFCRSKKEVIFVDMK, encoded by the coding sequence ATGAATAATAAATTATCTTTTTTAGCAATCACTATATGGCTTACTTGTGCTGTATTTTTTATGTACGAGTTCTTATTGAGAACTATACTAGGTACATTCGAACATCAAATAATATCCGACCTTGACTTAAGCATACTAACTTTTAGTATTCTTAGTTCTACGGCTTATCAGCTTACATATGGAATCATGCAAATTCCCGTAGGTATTATCACAGATAAGCTTGGGCTAAAAAAAGCTCTAACTCTTGCAATATTAGTATGTGCTCTAGGTGTTGGGCTATTCGCTTTATCAAGTAGCTTTGCAGCTGCTTTAATTTATAGGATTATGATAGGTTTTGGAGCATCTTTTGGCTTTCTTTGTTTATTAATTGCTGTATATGATTGGCTTCCACATAAACATATTGGTTTGTTTATAGGTCTTTCTCAATTTATCGGAGTACTAGGTCCAATGATCGCAGCAGGCCCGCTAGAGTCTTTGTCACAAGCTGGAGGTGTAGACTGGCGTTATGTATTTATTGCTCTAGCAATAATAGGAATTATTTTAGCTGGAGTAACCATAGTTTTAGTAAAAAATAATGATCAATCTGGCGACTCTAGTAAAAATAGATTTATTATTCTAAATACTCCAACATCTGTGATGAAAGAGATTCAAAGTATATTCTCCAATAAACAAATTTGGTTAATTGCTATTTTTTCAGCTACTACATACTTAGCTATAGAATATCTTTCTGAAAATGCTACAAAAAGCTTTTTATCTTTAAATGGCTTTGATGCTAAATTTAGTTCTTATTTGATCACCTTAGCATGGTTAGGCTATGGTATTGGCTGTCCTAGTCTTGGTGCAATATCTGATCGTATAAAAAGAAGAAAGCCCGTTATGATTTTTGCTATCTGCTTGACTTTTGTTTCGTTAGCTACAATTATTTTCTTCCCAATAAATCAAACAATATTATATTTATCATTTATCTGCTTAGGCTTAGGGGCGAGTGGGCAGAGTATAGGATTCGCAATTATTGCTGAACAATCTAGTTCTGGATGTAGAGCGGCAGCATTGGGAGTTAATAACTTTCTTATCATGCTATCAGTAGGAGTTGGTTCGCCTATTATTAGTGAAGTCTTTGACTTATTTTCTAATCAAGGAAAAAACCCATCTGTAGTTAGCTACCAGACTAGTTTAAGTTTACTGTTGGTATTTACTGCCTTAGGTATTTTAATAAGTATATTTTTTATTAAAGAAACATTCTGTCGCTCTAAGAAAGAAGTAATATTTGTAGACATGAAATAA
- a CDS encoding succinylglutamate desuccinylase/aspartoacylase family protein, with amino-acid sequence MKFKIFDNTFQAGEMATLAMPLPSQYSCAPMYLPIKILNGVKEGPCILIFGMVNGDEFNGIEIINSVLEKTNPKELHGTIIAIPVLNVFGLVHAAKHNPTLEQAFPGDESGSYMHRYAYRITQEIIKKTDYSVQIKTGALNHEILPQVYFNAEDEESVKMARAFQAPVITAVNMNRSSIRKIHQDLDIPFICYEAGEANKFGEEAINVGTAGIQNVMRKINLLKDQDFIQQVKPLVSEDTEWTISDKPGILRTEIELGTRVKEDQKIGKLIDPFGNDDSVSLKSPIDGIILGINNYPMIKEGDLVFKVSSFQDDEKAEAKIEDWEEIAKESFSDE; translated from the coding sequence ATGAAATTCAAAATCTTTGATAATACTTTCCAAGCCGGAGAAATGGCTACCTTGGCGATGCCACTACCTAGCCAATATTCATGTGCACCTATGTATTTACCAATTAAGATTCTTAACGGCGTTAAAGAAGGTCCTTGTATACTAATTTTTGGTATGGTTAATGGCGATGAGTTTAATGGTATCGAAATAATTAACTCTGTTCTAGAAAAAACTAATCCTAAAGAGCTACACGGAACAATAATAGCCATTCCAGTGTTAAATGTCTTTGGTCTAGTACATGCTGCCAAACACAACCCAACGCTCGAACAAGCCTTCCCTGGTGATGAATCTGGTTCATACATGCATCGTTATGCATATAGAATAACTCAAGAAATAATCAAAAAAACTGACTATTCTGTACAAATTAAGACAGGTGCATTAAATCATGAAATACTGCCACAAGTATATTTTAATGCTGAAGATGAAGAGTCTGTCAAAATGGCTAGAGCCTTTCAAGCACCGGTTATTACTGCTGTAAATATGAATCGTTCTAGTATTCGTAAAATCCACCAAGATCTAGATATACCGTTTATATGCTATGAAGCTGGAGAAGCTAATAAATTTGGTGAAGAGGCTATAAATGTTGGTACAGCAGGTATTCAAAATGTAATGCGCAAGATTAATCTGCTAAAAGATCAGGATTTTATCCAGCAAGTTAAGCCTCTTGTTTCAGAAGATACTGAATGGACGATATCTGATAAACCAGGAATTTTAAGAACGGAAATAGAACTTGGCACAAGAGTTAAAGAAGATCAAAAGATTGGTAAACTAATAGACCCTTTTGGCAATGATGATAGTGTTAGCTTAAAGTCTCCTATCGATGGAATTATATTAGGTATTAACAACTACCCTATGATTAAAGAAGGCGATTTAGTATTTAAAGTTTCTTCATTTCAAGATGATGAAAAAGCAGAAGCAAAAATAGAAGATTGGGAAGAAATAGCAAAAGAAAGTTTTAGCGATGAATAA
- a CDS encoding ribose-phosphate pyrophosphokinase, giving the protein MSEDLMIFSGNASKKLACEVAKELGATLGNATVGRFKDGEIHVVLNENVRGKDVFVIQSTCPPSDNLMELILLIDALKRSSAERVTAVLPYFGYARQDRRSKSARVPISAKVVANLLQAVGLDRILSVDIHAEQIQGFFDIPFDNAFATKIFLEYVRKNPEKYENIKIVSPDMGGVVRARSVAKNLGVEIAVVDKRRPKPNVAEVMNIIGDVEGKHCILVDDIMDTGGTMCQAAKALVEKGGAAKVSAFCVHPLLSGDAIKNIENSAIEELIVTDSIPLKPHAESCNKIKVITLAPLLAQIVEKTNGEESVSDIFRIDGLVD; this is encoded by the coding sequence ATGTCTGAAGATTTGATGATATTTAGTGGTAATGCTTCTAAGAAGCTTGCTTGTGAGGTTGCTAAGGAGTTAGGGGCAACTCTTGGTAATGCTACTGTTGGTAGATTTAAAGATGGAGAGATACATGTAGTATTGAATGAAAATGTCCGTGGTAAAGATGTTTTTGTTATTCAATCAACATGTCCTCCATCTGATAACCTGATGGAGCTAATACTTCTAATAGATGCTTTGAAAAGATCATCAGCGGAGAGAGTAACAGCTGTATTGCCATATTTTGGATATGCTAGACAAGATAGACGATCTAAATCTGCAAGAGTACCAATATCTGCTAAGGTAGTGGCTAATCTTCTCCAAGCTGTTGGCTTAGATAGAATATTATCCGTTGATATTCATGCTGAACAAATTCAAGGTTTTTTCGATATTCCATTTGATAATGCCTTTGCGACAAAAATATTTCTAGAGTATGTGCGCAAGAATCCTGAAAAATACGAAAATATAAAAATAGTCTCACCTGATATGGGTGGGGTAGTGAGAGCTAGATCGGTAGCTAAGAATTTGGGTGTTGAGATTGCAGTTGTAGACAAAAGAAGACCTAAGCCAAATGTAGCAGAGGTCATGAATATAATTGGCGATGTTGAAGGTAAGCATTGTATATTAGTTGATGATATTATGGATACGGGTGGAACAATGTGTCAAGCTGCAAAAGCACTAGTTGAAAAGGGTGGCGCGGCTAAAGTTTCTGCTTTTTGTGTACATCCTCTGTTATCTGGTGATGCAATCAAAAATATCGAAAATTCTGCTATTGAAGAACTTATAGTTACTGATTCAATTCCTCTCAAGCCTCATGCTGAATCATGCAATAAGATAAAGGTGATAACCTTAGCTCCTTTACTTGCACAAATTGTAGAAAAAACTAATGGTGAAGAGTCTGTGAGCGATATCTTCAGAATAGATGGATTAGTTGATTAA
- the rplY gene encoding 50S ribosomal protein L25 yields the protein MANFVLKAAKREDLGSGASRRLRRAGKIPAVIYGGDKEAVSIVLDHDKVLHSTEDKAFFSSEITLEIDGQEEKVIIKALQRHPYKVKLVHADFMRV from the coding sequence ATGGCAAATTTTGTTTTGAAAGCAGCTAAAAGAGAAGATTTAGGATCTGGTGCGAGCCGCCGTCTAAGAAGAGCGGGTAAAATCCCTGCTGTTATATATGGTGGTGACAAAGAAGCAGTATCTATAGTATTAGATCACGATAAAGTTTTACACTCTACAGAAGACAAAGCATTCTTCTCAAGTGAAATCACTTTAGAGATTGATGGTCAAGAAGAAAAAGTAATCATCAAAGCACTACAAAGACATCCATATAAAGTTAAGCTTGTTCACGCTGACTTCATGAGAGTATAA
- a CDS encoding HlyC/CorC family transporter, producing MSTYTVIIILFILIGISAFFSSSETAMMALNKYKLKHLAKKNHRAAKRSLSLVRNPERLLVAILIGNTFANIFAGTVISSYSEDHFGDIGLLIATIVVTVLVLVFGEIIPKSFAAVYPQRLAFPFSLPLKIIMVLLYPAVVFLSMVSKVTLKLFGIKIEPVNNESLDKEEIQTVVNESNAKLGVKNKNMLIGVLELDKVLVQEVMTHFNKIEYIDLSNSIDKILARIAKMKSLNIILCENGVNNVIGVIKLKEITNLLISTKRSQITKASLRKIAHQAYFIPETVSLQTQLVNFQYKSKRFAIVVDEYGDVCGTVTIEDIMEEIVGEFSDRFDMNNNIRKLEENSYLIGGSATLREINRHIGIEFESEDAKTLSGLIIEEIENLPQGPCCIKYNNILLEITNIRDNKIVSIKLTTTLEI from the coding sequence ATGAGTACTTACACCGTAATTATTATTTTATTTATTCTTATTGGTATTTCAGCTTTTTTTTCAAGCTCAGAAACAGCTATGATGGCTTTGAATAAATATAAGCTTAAACATTTGGCAAAAAAGAATCATCGAGCAGCTAAAAGAAGTCTGTCTTTAGTTCGTAATCCTGAGAGATTGCTAGTTGCGATACTTATTGGAAATACTTTTGCGAATATATTCGCTGGAACAGTTATCTCATCATATTCAGAAGATCATTTTGGTGACATTGGTTTATTGATAGCAACAATTGTTGTTACAGTTTTAGTTTTAGTTTTTGGTGAAATAATTCCAAAGTCTTTTGCAGCCGTATATCCACAAAGGTTAGCTTTTCCATTTTCATTACCTCTAAAAATAATAATGGTATTGCTATATCCTGCGGTAGTTTTTCTCAGTATGGTTTCAAAAGTAACCTTAAAGCTTTTTGGTATAAAGATTGAGCCTGTAAATAATGAGTCTTTGGATAAAGAAGAAATACAGACTGTTGTAAATGAATCAAATGCAAAACTCGGTGTTAAAAATAAAAATATGCTTATAGGTGTCTTAGAGCTTGATAAAGTTTTGGTCCAAGAGGTTATGACTCACTTTAATAAAATAGAATATATAGATCTGAGCAATTCTATAGATAAGATTTTGGCTAGAATAGCAAAAATGAAATCGTTGAATATTATTTTATGTGAAAATGGAGTTAATAATGTTATTGGTGTCATAAAGCTTAAAGAAATAACTAATTTATTGATATCAACAAAGAGATCACAAATAACAAAAGCAAGTTTACGTAAAATTGCTCATCAAGCATATTTTATACCTGAGACTGTCTCTTTACAGACTCAGTTGGTTAATTTTCAATACAAGAGTAAACGGTTTGCTATTGTAGTTGATGAATACGGCGATGTTTGTGGTACTGTTACTATAGAAGATATTATGGAAGAAATTGTTGGAGAATTCTCTGATAGATTTGATATGAATAATAATATTCGCAAACTTGAGGAAAATAGTTATTTAATAGGTGGTAGCGCTACACTAAGAGAAATAAATCGTCATATAGGGATAGAGTTTGAAAGTGAAGATGCTAAAACTTTGTCAGGCCTTATAATAGAAGAAATTGAGAACTTACCACAAGGACCTTGTTGTATAAAATATAATAATATCTTACTTGAAATAACGAATATTAGAGATAACAAAATAGTTTCTATAAAATTAACTACCACTCTAGAAATATAA
- the ychF gene encoding redox-regulated ATPase YchF, with protein sequence MGFKCGIVGLPNVGKSTLFNALTEAGIDAENYPFCTIDPNVGIVSVPDQRLNELAKIVKPERILPTTMEFVDIAGLVAGASKGEGLGNKFLANIRETDAIAHVVRCFEDDNIIHVSGKVDPIDDINTINMELILADIESCDKAIQRFAKMKKSGDKEALAKADFYTKLKEHLESEKPARTFELTDDEAKWLKQTPLLTNKPVLYIANVNDDGFENNPLLDKVIEYAQAENSNVVPVCAAMEQEISQLEPDEKLEFLADMGLTETGLDRVIKAGYALLNLHTYLTAGVKEVRAWTIPVGATAPQAAGVIHTDFERGFIRAEVISYDDYIQYNGEKGAKEAGKARLEGKEYIMKDGDVVNFRFNV encoded by the coding sequence ATGGGATTTAAATGTGGTATTGTCGGTTTACCTAACGTTGGTAAATCAACTCTTTTTAATGCTCTTACAGAAGCTGGGATTGATGCAGAAAACTATCCTTTTTGTACAATTGATCCAAATGTAGGTATTGTTTCTGTACCTGATCAAAGACTTAATGAGTTGGCAAAAATTGTCAAACCAGAGAGAATACTTCCTACAACTATGGAGTTTGTTGATATTGCAGGTCTTGTTGCAGGTGCAAGCAAAGGTGAAGGGTTAGGAAATAAGTTTTTAGCAAACATCCGTGAAACAGATGCTATAGCGCATGTAGTCAGATGCTTTGAAGATGATAACATTATCCATGTAAGTGGAAAAGTTGATCCTATAGATGATATTAATACTATTAATATGGAACTTATTTTAGCTGATATCGAGTCTTGTGATAAAGCTATTCAAAGATTTGCTAAAATGAAAAAGTCAGGTGATAAAGAGGCTTTAGCTAAAGCAGATTTTTATACAAAACTAAAAGAACATTTAGAATCAGAAAAACCAGCCAGAACATTTGAACTAACAGATGATGAAGCTAAGTGGCTTAAGCAAACTCCTCTATTGACTAACAAGCCTGTACTATATATTGCTAATGTCAATGACGATGGTTTTGAAAATAATCCATTATTAGATAAAGTTATAGAATATGCTCAAGCTGAGAACTCAAATGTAGTTCCTGTTTGCGCTGCTATGGAGCAAGAGATATCTCAGCTTGAGCCAGATGAAAAACTTGAGTTTTTAGCTGATATGGGACTTACTGAAACTGGTCTTGATAGAGTAATTAAAGCTGGTTACGCTCTTTTAAATCTTCATACATACCTAACTGCAGGTGTTAAAGAGGTCCGAGCTTGGACAATCCCTGTAGGTGCTACAGCGCCTCAAGCCGCTGGCGTAATTCACACTGACTTTGAGAGAGGATTTATCAGGGCTGAAGTTATCTCTTATGATGATTATATTCAGTATAATGGCGAGAAAGGTGCAAAAGAAGCAGGCAAAGCTCGTCTAGAAGGAAAAGAATATATCATGAAAGATGGCGATGTTGTAAACTTTAGATTCAATGTATAA
- the pth gene encoding aminoacyl-tRNA hydrolase encodes MPKIKMIVGLGNIGKEYENTRHNVGEWFIARIAKDSNENFSLNSKLNCNIAKVSIDYSNVILVFPTTFMNNSGLAVSKVANFYKIEPQEILVVHDELDIDSGEIRLKKGGGHGGHNGLRSIHQHLGTNDYLRLRIGIGHPGHKSKVSNYVLSNPSIAQRNDIDKAIDNSICVLDDIINYKLEPAMQKLHTK; translated from the coding sequence ATGCCTAAAATAAAAATGATTGTTGGCCTAGGAAATATAGGCAAGGAATATGAAAATACACGCCATAATGTTGGTGAATGGTTTATTGCAAGGATTGCTAAAGATAGTAATGAAAATTTTAGCCTAAACTCTAAACTAAATTGTAATATTGCTAAAGTAAGTATCGATTATAGTAACGTAATATTAGTATTTCCAACTACTTTTATGAACAACAGTGGTTTAGCTGTTAGTAAAGTTGCTAATTTCTATAAAATTGAGCCGCAAGAAATACTAGTAGTACATGATGAGCTAGATATCGACTCTGGAGAAATTCGCTTAAAAAAAGGTGGTGGACACGGCGGTCATAATGGCTTAAGAAGTATTCATCAACATTTAGGAACTAATGACTATCTTCGCCTAAGAATTGGTATTGGACATCCAGGGCATAAATCAAAGGTATCAAATTATGTACTATCGAATCCTTCTATAGCTCAGAGAAATGATATAGACAAGGCTATTGATAATAGCATATGTGTTTTAGATGATATAATAAACTACAAATTAGAACCTGCTATGCAGAAGCTACATACAAAATAA
- the bla gene encoding class A beta-lactamase: MKKIIILVTTLIFSSIGFSTTIANIQISNSLHNLEKQYGGKIGVYTINRNDNSNFSHNQSFYFPICSTYKFLVVGAILKQSMTNKDLLNEKIKILSNQVVGYSPITKEHINQTMTVSQLSRAAIQSDNTATNLLIEKLGGLSNLNKFILSLHDHATKVAGLEPIANQVNLTTNQNKTTPKIMARDINKLAFSNNILDKKHRLLFKKWLLGNDSDDNRIAAEIPDEWDVGNKTGTCAYGSTNDVAIIWPDDDRAIIMAIFYTQSQENAKPNSKIIREITKILLDKLEQHNKSKDA, translated from the coding sequence ATGAAAAAAATAATAATTCTAGTAACTACTCTTATTTTCTCAAGTATTGGTTTTTCTACGACTATAGCAAATATTCAAATATCAAATAGTTTACACAATCTAGAAAAACAGTATGGCGGAAAAATTGGTGTATATACAATTAATAGGAACGATAATAGTAACTTCTCCCATAACCAAAGTTTCTATTTTCCCATTTGTAGCACCTATAAGTTTCTTGTCGTTGGTGCCATCCTCAAGCAGAGCATGACAAATAAGGATTTACTCAATGAAAAAATAAAGATTTTATCAAATCAAGTAGTTGGATACTCCCCTATTACGAAAGAACATATCAATCAGACAATGACAGTTAGCCAACTTAGTAGGGCAGCTATTCAAAGTGATAATACAGCCACCAATCTTTTAATAGAGAAACTCGGCGGTTTGAGTAACCTTAATAAGTTTATACTATCGCTACATGATCATGCAACAAAAGTAGCTGGTCTAGAGCCCATAGCCAATCAAGTTAATCTTACCACCAATCAAAACAAGACCACTCCTAAAATAATGGCTAGAGATATTAATAAGCTTGCTTTTAGTAATAATATTCTTGATAAAAAGCATCGACTATTATTTAAAAAATGGCTTTTAGGAAATGATTCCGATGATAATCGTATAGCAGCTGAAATTCCTGATGAGTGGGACGTTGGTAATAAAACAGGTACTTGTGCCTACGGATCAACAAATGATGTTGCAATTATTTGGCCTGATGATGATAGAGCTATAATTATGGCTATTTTTTATACTCAATCACAAGAAAACGCTAAACCAAATAGTAAAATTATAAGAGAAATTACTAAAATACTTTTGGACAAGTTAGAACAACACAATAAAAGTAAAGATGCCTAA
- a CDS encoding DsbC family protein: MQKKYFASLIVFVLFLLVIIYFFSTTNLNRSPFNNQQGLYIVEHAFPQYKVVKTFDTGIHLQAYILEDKKDPTKRTVTFTSENGDVIVNGELLAWDRNQNKLTSLNQIYANYFTSSTRANNLYLDIKKYATYIQQGSDNAPHKFYAIIDPNCGYCSSLFDASQPAIKSGDLAVRWIPLGSLHNSADVVNSILNSKDPLQALIQYHDTKVYDKNLTKSHEKAENNMKLSTEINGFPTIIYKTPEGALKISGGNKLPLTEAKIAEKDNIKKVNEFLLLTSNNF; the protein is encoded by the coding sequence ATGCAAAAAAAATATTTCGCTTCACTTATAGTGTTTGTATTGTTTTTGTTAGTGATTATATACTTTTTTAGTACCACTAATCTTAACAGATCACCTTTTAACAACCAACAAGGGCTATATATTGTTGAACATGCCTTCCCACAATACAAAGTAGTAAAGACTTTTGATACAGGTATACACCTGCAAGCTTATATACTAGAAGATAAAAAAGATCCTACAAAACGAACTGTTACTTTCACTAGTGAAAATGGAGATGTTATTGTTAATGGAGAACTTTTAGCATGGGACAGAAATCAAAATAAACTAACAAGTTTAAATCAAATATATGCTAATTATTTCACATCATCTACTCGAGCTAATAACCTTTACTTAGACATTAAGAAATATGCCACATATATTCAGCAAGGTAGTGACAATGCTCCACATAAGTTTTATGCTATAATCGATCCTAATTGTGGTTATTGCTCAAGTTTATTTGATGCATCTCAACCAGCCATTAAATCTGGTGATCTAGCAGTCCGATGGATTCCTTTAGGGAGTCTACACAATAGTGCAGATGTCGTAAATAGTATATTAAACTCAAAAGACCCATTACAAGCATTAATACAGTATCATGATACGAAAGTATATGATAAAAATTTAACTAAATCTCATGAAAAAGCTGAAAATAATATGAAGCTATCTACTGAGATCAACGGCTTTCCAACCATTATATATAAAACACCAGAAGGTGCTCTTAAGATATCTGGCGGAAATAAACTCCCTCTTACAGAGGCAAAAATTGCTGAAAAAGATAATATCAAAAAAGTTAATGAGTTCTTATTATTAACATCAAATAATTTTTAA
- a CDS encoding prepilin peptidase — protein MYYDIYIIFIFIFLFGATIGSFLNVLIYRIPNKIFADEKNIAREILDLPKQESEQNFSLIEPSRCPKCHNKLKYRHNVPILGWFILKGKCYFCRENISFEYPLVEFITAMVFITIFYVFGLTIQAIALAGLSTFFIPLFFIDAKYQILPDSLTLPLVWIGIVLNYYGVFTTLDQSVWGAIIGYLSLWSVFWVYKLFTGKEGFGYGDFKLLAAIGAWFGYPILLYTIFASCIFGIFIAIGINLIAKRTNVIPFGPAIILATFFYLLTKDNLYIWYNHAMLIQY, from the coding sequence ATGTATTACGATATATATATAATTTTCATATTTATATTTCTCTTTGGAGCAACTATTGGTAGCTTCCTGAATGTTTTGATATATAGAATACCTAATAAAATATTTGCAGATGAAAAAAACATAGCCCGCGAAATACTTGACCTACCTAAACAAGAGTCGGAACAAAACTTTAGTTTAATCGAACCATCTAGATGCCCAAAATGTCATAATAAACTCAAGTATCGACATAATGTACCTATTTTAGGTTGGTTTATACTTAAAGGTAAATGCTATTTTTGTAGGGAGAATATCTCTTTTGAATACCCTTTAGTAGAGTTTATTACAGCTATGGTATTCATAACTATATTTTATGTATTTGGACTTACCATTCAGGCGATAGCTCTTGCTGGTTTAAGCACATTCTTTATTCCGCTATTTTTTATAGATGCAAAATATCAAATTCTCCCAGACTCACTTACTCTTCCATTAGTATGGATCGGTATTGTTCTCAACTATTATGGTGTATTTACCACACTAGATCAGTCAGTCTGGGGAGCAATTATTGGATACTTATCTCTATGGAGTGTGTTTTGGGTATATAAACTTTTCACAGGTAAAGAAGGTTTTGGCTATGGTGATTTTAAGCTACTAGCTGCTATTGGTGCATGGTTCGGCTACCCTATACTACTTTATACAATTTTTGCCAGTTGTATCTTTGGGATATTTATTGCTATTGGCATTAATCTCATCGCAAAGCGTACTAATGTTATACCCTTTGGTCCTGCTATAATTTTAGCGACATTTTTTTATCTTCTAACGAAAGATAATCTCTATATATGGTATAATCACGCTATGCTTATTCAATACTAA